The Streptomyces sp. NBC_00162 genome window below encodes:
- a CDS encoding mechanosensitive ion channel family protein: MPWPAALLPLASNTPDASTTLKETHESVNEAASFIEENWATWLSIGLRILLIVVIAAALRSVVRKALTKLITRMNTSAEAVEGTALGGLLVNAERRRQRSEAIGSVLRSVASFLILGTAALMVLAALKIDLAPLLASAGVAGVAIGFGARNLVTDFLSGVFMIMEDQYGVGDKIDAGVASGEVIEVGLRVTKLRGDNGEIWYVRNGEIKRIGNLSQGWATAGVAVQVKPSESLSRIREVVKEVADTLAKESPWDERLWGPVEVLGLDEVLLASMTVKVSAKTMPGQQFAVERELRWRIKEAFDAAGIRIIGGLPAGDEEEEAADPSAAVAAPSALSNPASPQSLATTPIPPPAAPGGPRITK, from the coding sequence GTGCCCTGGCCTGCCGCCCTGCTGCCCCTGGCATCCAACACCCCGGACGCGTCCACGACGCTCAAGGAGACGCACGAAAGCGTCAACGAGGCCGCGAGCTTCATCGAGGAGAACTGGGCCACCTGGCTGAGCATCGGCCTGCGCATCCTGCTGATCGTCGTAATCGCGGCGGCCCTGCGCTCGGTGGTCCGCAAGGCGCTGACCAAGCTGATAACCCGCATGAACACCAGCGCCGAGGCGGTCGAGGGCACCGCGCTCGGCGGGCTGCTGGTCAACGCCGAGCGGCGCCGCCAGCGTTCGGAGGCGATCGGCTCGGTGCTCCGTTCGGTGGCCTCGTTCCTGATCCTCGGCACGGCCGCGCTGATGGTCCTGGCCGCGCTGAAGATCGACCTGGCGCCGCTGCTGGCGAGTGCCGGTGTGGCCGGTGTCGCGATCGGTTTCGGCGCCCGGAACCTGGTGACGGACTTCCTGTCCGGCGTGTTCATGATCATGGAGGACCAGTACGGCGTCGGGGACAAGATCGACGCCGGGGTGGCCTCGGGCGAGGTCATAGAGGTCGGCCTGCGGGTGACCAAGCTGCGCGGCGACAACGGCGAGATCTGGTACGTGCGCAACGGCGAGATCAAGCGGATCGGCAACCTCAGCCAGGGCTGGGCCACGGCGGGCGTGGCCGTCCAGGTCAAGCCGTCGGAGAGCCTGTCCCGGATCCGCGAGGTGGTCAAGGAGGTCGCCGACACCCTGGCGAAGGAGTCCCCCTGGGACGAGCGCCTGTGGGGCCCGGTGGAGGTGCTGGGCCTGGACGAGGTGCTGCTCGCCTCGATGACGGTGAAGGTGTCGGCGAAGACGATGCCGGGCCAGCAGTTCGCGGTGGAGCGGGAGCTGCGCTGGCGGATCAAGGAGGCCTTCGACGCGGCGGGCATCCGGATCATCGGCGGCCTGCCGGCCGGGGACGAGGAAGAGGAGGCGGCGGATCCGTCCGCCGCGGTCGCCGCGCCGTCCGCGCTGTCCAACCCGGCGTCCCCGCAGTCCCTGGCCACCACGCCGATCCCGCCGCCGGCCGCGCCGGGGGGTCCGCGCATCACCAAGTAG
- a CDS encoding HNH endonuclease, producing the protein MPHVLVLNASYEPLGVVPLRRALVLVLENKAVSLEESGAYLHSATRVVSAPSVVRLKRFVRVPYRGPVPLTRRALFARDGGRCMYCGAVATSVDHVIPRSRGGQHVWDNVVAACRRCNHVKADRHLVDLGWRLRHQPAPPSGLAWRIIGTGHRDPRWMPYLQPYGAEDALERIGVAAS; encoded by the coding sequence GTGCCGCACGTCCTGGTCCTCAACGCGTCGTACGAGCCCCTCGGCGTCGTACCGCTCCGCCGCGCGCTCGTCCTCGTCCTGGAGAACAAAGCAGTCTCCCTGGAGGAATCCGGCGCCTATCTGCACAGCGCGACCAGAGTCGTCTCCGCGCCCAGCGTGGTCCGGCTCAAGCGCTTCGTGCGGGTCCCCTACCGGGGGCCCGTTCCGCTCACCCGGCGCGCCCTGTTCGCGCGGGACGGCGGCCGCTGCATGTACTGCGGTGCCGTCGCCACCAGCGTCGACCACGTCATCCCGCGCAGCCGGGGCGGTCAGCACGTGTGGGACAACGTCGTCGCCGCATGCCGCCGGTGCAACCACGTCAAGGCCGACCGGCACCTGGTCGACCTCGGCTGGCGCCTGCGCCACCAGCCGGCTCCGCCGTCCGGGCTGGCCTGGCGGATCATCGGGACGGGGCACCGGGATCCGCGGTGGATGCCGTACCTCCAGCCGTACGGGGCCGAGGATGCGCTGGAGCGCATCGGAGTCGCGGCCTCCTGA
- a CDS encoding beta-N-acetylglucosaminidase domain-containing protein — protein sequence MQLRGRKRATAAAIAVIGSLLGGAVAAAPRGAAAAPYAPAAPGNPATDPSYGAADGPVLDPRTVAVRTPAEGPAVWPRPQSMAADPAREVPLGAEAFLVAPSDADPYAVQVVRDALRGAGVRTLHERAPGAPLPERGTVVRLQGPDALEALRALGAADAGDLPDGGYRLAVGRPGGRDTVALAGVGDDGLFHAAQTLRAVLAGGGAKVPGVLVRDWPAAPVRGIAEAFYGQPWTREQRLAQLDFMGRTKQNRLLLAPGDDPYRTTAWRQEYPREQQEEFRALAERARANRVVLGWAVTPGQSMCLSSAADRAALARKLDAMWELGFHAFQVQFQDVSYTEWGCEEDRERFGKGPKAAAKAHAEVAGELAAHLAARHPGTAPLSLLPTEFYQDGATAYRTALAAALDERVEVAWTGVGVVPRTITGKELAGARSALGHPMVLMDNYPVNDWDPGRIFLGPYAGREPAVAGGSAALLANAMPQGTLSRIPLFTAADFAWNPRGYRPGESWAAAVRELAGPDARTREAVAALAGNSAGSGLKQEESAYLAPLVEQFWKARAAGDPAAGTELRKAFTVLREAPGRLPALAGEAGPWLERLSRYGAAGELAVDVLRAQARGDGSAAWQASQALTRARQELAEEGAARVDQAVMDPFLKKAVEEADAWTGAARPTGEVTKDAQAWTVRLDAERPVAAVTVMTEPLPAGARGAAVEAHVPGEGWRKVGEAAASGWTQVDTAGLRADAVRLSWAGAGAAPAVHGVVPWLGDGPRARFELADGGRADAEVGGAPRRVSAELAALGPGEVRGPLSARPPQGIEVRLPATAVAPRGGRASIPFEVVVGPAVAPGTYQVPVVFDGESRTLTVRAVPRTGGSDLLRGARASSSANETPDFPASAALDGSPATRWSSPPVDGAWWQAELPSPARVGRLELHWQEAYPSAYRVETSPDGATWHPAATVPSSKGGPETVRLDAPDTRFLRVTCERRATRYGCSLWSAEAYAVTP from the coding sequence GTGCAGCTCAGGGGCAGGAAGCGGGCGACGGCCGCCGCCATCGCGGTGATCGGATCACTGCTGGGCGGGGCCGTGGCGGCCGCGCCTCGCGGGGCCGCCGCGGCGCCCTACGCGCCGGCCGCACCGGGCAATCCGGCCACGGATCCGTCGTACGGCGCCGCCGACGGGCCCGTGCTCGACCCCCGGACCGTCGCCGTGCGCACGCCTGCCGAGGGCCCGGCCGTGTGGCCCCGGCCGCAGTCGATGGCCGCCGACCCGGCGCGCGAAGTGCCGTTGGGCGCGGAGGCCTTTCTGGTGGCCCCGTCCGACGCCGATCCGTACGCGGTCCAGGTGGTACGGGACGCCCTGCGCGGAGCGGGCGTACGGACCCTGCACGAGCGGGCCCCCGGGGCGCCGCTGCCCGAACGGGGCACCGTCGTACGGCTCCAGGGCCCGGACGCGCTGGAGGCACTGCGGGCGCTGGGCGCGGCCGACGCCGGTGACCTGCCGGACGGGGGCTACCGGCTGGCCGTGGGGCGGCCCGGCGGCCGGGACACCGTCGCGCTGGCCGGCGTGGGGGATGACGGGCTGTTCCACGCGGCGCAGACACTGCGCGCGGTCCTCGCCGGGGGCGGGGCGAAGGTGCCCGGCGTGCTGGTGCGCGACTGGCCCGCCGCGCCCGTACGGGGGATCGCGGAGGCGTTCTACGGGCAGCCGTGGACGCGGGAACAGCGGCTGGCGCAGCTGGACTTCATGGGCCGCACCAAGCAGAACCGGCTGCTGCTCGCGCCCGGCGACGACCCCTACCGGACGACGGCCTGGCGCCAGGAGTATCCGCGGGAGCAGCAGGAGGAGTTCCGCGCGCTGGCCGAACGGGCCCGCGCCAACCGGGTCGTCCTGGGCTGGGCGGTGACGCCCGGGCAGTCGATGTGCCTGTCCTCGGCGGCCGACCGGGCGGCGCTCGCGCGCAAGCTGGACGCGATGTGGGAGCTGGGCTTCCACGCCTTCCAGGTGCAGTTCCAGGACGTCAGCTACACCGAGTGGGGCTGCGAGGAGGACCGGGAACGGTTCGGGAAGGGCCCGAAGGCGGCCGCGAAGGCGCACGCCGAGGTCGCGGGCGAACTGGCGGCGCACCTGGCGGCGCGGCATCCGGGGACGGCCCCGCTGTCGCTGCTGCCGACGGAGTTCTACCAGGACGGCGCCACCGCCTACCGGACCGCCCTGGCGGCCGCGTTGGACGAACGGGTGGAGGTGGCCTGGACGGGCGTGGGCGTGGTGCCGCGCACGATCACCGGCAAGGAGCTGGCCGGGGCGCGCTCGGCACTGGGCCACCCGATGGTCCTCATGGACAACTACCCGGTGAACGACTGGGACCCGGGCCGGATCTTCCTCGGACCGTACGCGGGCCGCGAACCGGCGGTCGCGGGCGGCTCGGCCGCGCTGCTGGCCAATGCCATGCCGCAGGGCACCCTGTCCCGCATCCCGCTGTTCACGGCGGCGGACTTCGCCTGGAATCCGCGCGGCTACCGGCCCGGGGAGTCCTGGGCGGCGGCGGTGCGCGAGCTGGCGGGCCCCGACGCGCGCACGCGTGAGGCGGTCGCGGCGCTGGCCGGAAACAGCGCCGGGTCGGGTTTGAAGCAGGAGGAATCCGCGTACCTGGCGCCGCTGGTCGAGCAGTTCTGGAAGGCCCGCGCGGCGGGCGACCCGGCGGCCGGGACCGAGCTGCGCAAGGCGTTCACCGTCCTGCGCGAGGCCCCCGGCCGGCTGCCGGCCCTGGCGGGCGAAGCGGGGCCGTGGCTGGAGCGGCTGTCGCGCTACGGGGCGGCGGGCGAGCTGGCGGTCGATGTACTGCGGGCCCAGGCCCGCGGGGACGGGTCGGCCGCCTGGCAGGCCTCCCAGGCGCTGACGCGCGCCCGGCAGGAGCTCGCCGAGGAGGGCGCGGCCCGGGTGGACCAGGCCGTCATGGACCCCTTCCTGAAAAAGGCGGTGGAGGAGGCGGACGCCTGGACCGGGGCCGCCCGTCCGACGGGCGAGGTGACGAAGGACGCGCAGGCCTGGACGGTACGGCTGGACGCGGAGCGCCCGGTGGCCGCGGTGACGGTGATGACGGAACCGCTGCCGGCCGGGGCCCGGGGCGCGGCGGTGGAGGCCCACGTGCCGGGCGAGGGCTGGCGCAAGGTCGGCGAGGCCGCGGCGTCTGGCTGGACCCAGGTGGACACGGCGGGGCTGCGCGCCGACGCGGTGCGGCTGTCCTGGGCCGGGGCCGGGGCGGCTCCGGCCGTGCACGGGGTGGTCCCGTGGCTGGGGGACGGCCCCCGGGCCCGTTTCGAACTGGCGGACGGGGGCCGGGCGGACGCCGAGGTCGGCGGCGCCCCGCGGCGGGTCTCGGCGGAGCTGGCCGCCCTGGGCCCCGGCGAGGTCCGCGGGCCGCTGTCGGCGCGGCCGCCGCAGGGCATCGAGGTCCGCCTGCCGGCGACCGCGGTGGCCCCGCGCGGCGGGCGGGCGTCGATCCCGTTCGAGGTCGTGGTCGGTCCGGCCGTCGCGCCAGGCACCTACCAGGTGCCGGTGGTCTTCGACGGGGAGTCCCGCACGCTGACGGTCCGGGCGGTGCCCCGTACGGGCGGCTCGGACCTGCTGCGGGGCGCGCGGGCGAGCTCGTCGGCGAACGAGACGCCGGACTTCCCGGCCTCGGCGGCCCTGGACGGCTCCCCGGCCACCCGCTGGTCCTCACCGCCGGTGGACGGCGCCTGGTGGCAGGCGGAACTCCCGTCCCCGGCCCGGGTCGGGCGCCTGGAGCTGCACTGGCAGGAGGCGTACCCCTCGGCGTACCGGGTGGAGACCTCGCCCGACGGGGCGACCTGGCACCCGGCCGCCACCGTCCCGTCCTCCAAGGGCGGCCCCGAAACCGTCCGCCTGGACGCCCCGGACACCCGCTTCCTCCGCGTGACGTGCGAGCGCCGCGCCACGCGGTACGGCTGCTCCCTCTGGTCGGCCGAGGCCTACGCGGTCACGCCGTAA
- a CDS encoding MarR family winged helix-turn-helix transcriptional regulator yields MKDERDEKSEKDAVDAIAAQWYAVRPDLDTAPMAVFGRIYRIARGMGDAMEQTYARFGISRGEFDVVATLRRSGAPYTLSPRQLSATLMLTTGGMTGRLDKLEKAGLLCRKPDPHDRRGLQVTITERGLALIDEAVGAGLEVQRAALTGLDEEEVELLTGLLRKLLAGV; encoded by the coding sequence ATGAAGGACGAGAGGGACGAGAAGTCCGAGAAGGACGCCGTCGACGCGATCGCCGCCCAGTGGTACGCCGTGCGCCCCGACCTGGACACGGCCCCCATGGCCGTCTTCGGCCGCATCTACCGGATCGCCAGGGGCATGGGCGACGCGATGGAGCAGACCTACGCCCGCTTCGGCATCTCGCGCGGGGAGTTCGACGTCGTGGCCACGCTGCGCCGCTCCGGCGCTCCGTACACGCTCTCGCCCCGCCAGCTGTCGGCCACGCTCATGCTCACCACGGGCGGCATGACCGGGCGCCTGGACAAGCTGGAGAAGGCCGGGCTGCTCTGCCGCAAGCCCGATCCCCACGACCGGCGCGGGCTCCAGGTCACGATCACCGAGCGGGGCCTCGCGCTCATCGACGAGGCCGTCGGCGCCGGTCTGGAAGTACAGCGCGCCGCGCTCACCGGGCTGGACGAGGAGGAGGTCGAACTCCTCACCGGCCTGCTCCGCAAGCTGCTGGCCGGGGTCTGA
- a CDS encoding ABC transporter substrate-binding protein translates to MPRTSRLNTAAATAAALAAISLLATACTGSTENAAGDDPTKDVTINFWHGWSAPSEVKAIEDNIKRFEAAHPNIKVKVTGNMTDDKINQSLRAGGDKAPDVVSSFTTDSVGKFCNSGAFADLNPFMEKSKVDKAKVFPQSLLNYTSFKGNQCTLPLLNDAYGLVYNKDAFKAAGITAAPKTWSEFVEVAQKLTKSKGDSYEQVGIMPTFHGYETTPMRLAAQWSPAYFTPDGKSGLAKDPAFAKMLTAQKDLVEKLGGYEKLEKFRASFGDEWGAEHPFHKGQVAMQMDGEWRSSMAREAGVTFEIGTAPLPVPDDQAADYGKGYVSGTIMGIAAGSKKQNAAWELVKYMTTDTEAVVAFANGIHNVPSTIEALASPKLEVDENFKTFIDIAKHPKSNTTPPQADGGTYQLTFTDLAYQHEKGAVSDLPGALATTDTQIDTDIAKAK, encoded by the coding sequence ATGCCCAGAACCTCCCGCCTGAACACCGCAGCCGCCACAGCCGCCGCCCTCGCGGCCATATCCCTGCTCGCCACCGCGTGTACGGGTTCCACCGAGAACGCGGCGGGTGACGACCCCACCAAGGACGTCACCATCAACTTCTGGCACGGCTGGTCCGCGCCCAGCGAGGTCAAGGCCATCGAGGACAACATCAAGCGGTTCGAGGCGGCGCACCCGAACATCAAGGTCAAGGTCACCGGCAACATGACCGACGACAAGATCAACCAGTCGCTGCGGGCGGGCGGCGACAAGGCTCCGGACGTGGTGTCCTCCTTCACCACCGACAGCGTGGGCAAGTTCTGCAACTCGGGCGCGTTCGCCGACCTGAACCCGTTCATGGAGAAGTCGAAGGTCGACAAGGCGAAGGTCTTCCCGCAGTCGCTGCTGAACTACACCTCGTTCAAGGGCAACCAGTGCACGCTGCCGCTGCTGAACGACGCCTACGGCCTGGTCTACAACAAGGACGCCTTCAAGGCGGCGGGCATCACCGCCGCGCCCAAGACCTGGAGCGAGTTCGTCGAGGTCGCGCAGAAGCTCACCAAGAGCAAGGGCGACTCGTACGAGCAGGTCGGCATCATGCCCACCTTCCACGGCTACGAGACCACCCCGATGCGGCTGGCGGCGCAGTGGAGCCCGGCGTACTTCACCCCCGACGGCAAGTCCGGCCTGGCCAAGGACCCCGCCTTCGCGAAGATGCTGACCGCGCAGAAGGACCTGGTCGAGAAGCTCGGCGGGTACGAGAAGCTGGAGAAGTTCCGGGCCTCCTTCGGTGACGAGTGGGGCGCCGAACACCCCTTCCACAAGGGCCAGGTCGCCATGCAGATGGACGGCGAGTGGCGGTCGAGCATGGCCAGGGAAGCGGGCGTGACGTTCGAGATAGGCACCGCGCCGCTGCCCGTCCCCGACGACCAGGCCGCCGACTACGGCAAGGGCTACGTCTCCGGCACGATCATGGGCATCGCCGCGGGCAGCAAGAAGCAGAACGCCGCGTGGGAACTGGTGAAGTACATGACCACCGACACCGAGGCGGTGGTGGCCTTCGCCAACGGCATCCACAACGTGCCCTCCACCATCGAGGCGCTCGCCTCGCCGAAGCTCGAGGTGGACGAGAACTTCAAGACCTTCATCGACATCGCGAAGCACCCGAAGTCGAACACCACCCCGCCGCAGGCGGACGGGGGTACGTACCAGCTGACCTTCACCGACCTGGCCTACCAGCACGAGAAGGGCGCGGTCAGCGACCTGCCCGGCGCCCTGGCCACGACGGACACGCAGATCGACACGGACATCGCGAAGGCGAAGTAG
- a CDS encoding 4-alpha-glucanotransferase — translation MDDLARLAALHGIATAYQPAADVTVQVPEATVKAVLGLLGVVTAAPGDIRAEADGAEREEAVRLLPPTLVHWQGDPAPPALAGLPPGTRVRVELEDTGACVPWSPALPLGVHRVAAEAPDGRTAEATLIEAPDRAPAAPGRTHGLLVQLYSLLSERSWGMGDLGDLAGLARWAGRTHGAGFIQVNPLHAAVPGTPTDPSPYRPSSRRFPDPVHLRIEDVPEYADCPDREALAELAARGGELRREVLEKGALIDRDAVWALKRAALELLYAVPRTPGREAAYAEFRAEQGPPLDKHAAWCAAAAGEDPDERLDFHRWLVWLTDTQLAAAQQAARGAGMAVGIVHDLAVGVHPDGSDARTGPFHARGICVGAPPDAFNARGQDWGLPPWRPDRLAAAGYAPFRALLRGVFRYAGALRIDHVMGLFRLWWIPEGSPPAEGTYVGYDGEAMLAILVLEAHRAGSLVIGEDLGTVEPRVRAALARRGVLGTSVLWFERDWAGDGSPLAPGAWRADCLATATTHDLPPTAAKLAGAHVELRDRLGLLTRPLEREREQDAADTAEWLAVLDRLGLDTKGEEAAVRALYAFLLRTPARLVGVWLPDAVGDRRPQNLPGTWDQYPNWRLPVADAAGRPLTLEELVASPRANALLSAVGEGVRPRTAPPGARPV, via the coding sequence ATGGACGACCTGGCCCGGCTCGCGGCCCTGCACGGCATCGCCACCGCCTACCAGCCCGCCGCGGACGTCACCGTCCAGGTCCCGGAGGCCACCGTCAAGGCCGTCCTCGGCCTGCTCGGGGTGGTCACCGCCGCGCCCGGGGACATCCGGGCGGAGGCCGACGGCGCCGAGCGGGAGGAGGCCGTACGGCTGCTGCCGCCGACCCTGGTGCACTGGCAGGGGGATCCCGCCCCGCCCGCCCTGGCCGGGCTGCCGCCCGGGACCCGGGTCCGGGTGGAGCTGGAGGACACCGGGGCCTGCGTGCCGTGGAGTCCCGCACTGCCCCTCGGGGTCCACCGGGTGGCCGCCGAGGCGCCCGACGGGCGCACCGCCGAAGCCACCCTGATCGAGGCCCCGGACCGGGCCCCCGCCGCGCCCGGGCGGACCCACGGGCTGCTCGTCCAGCTCTACTCCCTGCTCTCCGAGCGCTCCTGGGGCATGGGCGACCTCGGCGACCTCGCCGGCCTCGCCCGCTGGGCCGGACGGACCCACGGCGCCGGGTTCATCCAGGTCAACCCGCTGCACGCGGCGGTGCCCGGCACCCCGACCGACCCGTCCCCCTACCGCCCCTCCTCCCGCCGCTTCCCGGACCCGGTGCACCTGCGGATCGAGGACGTCCCCGAGTACGCCGACTGCCCCGACCGCGAGGCCCTCGCCGAACTCGCCGCCCGGGGCGGGGAGCTGCGCCGCGAGGTCCTGGAGAAGGGCGCGCTGATCGACCGGGACGCCGTGTGGGCGCTCAAGCGGGCCGCCCTGGAGCTGCTGTACGCCGTCCCGCGCACGCCCGGAAGAGAAGCCGCCTACGCGGAGTTCCGTGCCGAACAGGGCCCGCCGCTGGACAAGCACGCCGCCTGGTGCGCGGCCGCGGCCGGGGAGGACCCCGATGAGCGGCTCGACTTCCACCGCTGGCTGGTCTGGCTGACCGACACTCAGCTCGCCGCCGCCCAGCAGGCCGCCCGCGGGGCCGGGATGGCCGTGGGCATCGTGCACGACCTCGCCGTCGGAGTGCACCCCGACGGATCGGACGCCCGTACCGGCCCCTTCCACGCCCGCGGCATCTGCGTCGGGGCGCCGCCGGACGCCTTCAACGCACGCGGCCAGGACTGGGGCCTGCCCCCGTGGCGCCCGGACCGGCTGGCCGCCGCCGGATACGCCCCCTTCCGGGCCCTGCTGCGCGGGGTGTTCCGGTACGCCGGCGCCCTGCGGATCGACCACGTGATGGGCCTGTTCCGGCTCTGGTGGATCCCGGAGGGAAGCCCGCCCGCCGAGGGCACGTACGTCGGCTACGACGGCGAGGCCATGCTGGCGATCCTGGTGCTGGAGGCCCACCGGGCCGGCTCCCTGGTCATCGGCGAGGACCTCGGGACGGTGGAGCCGCGGGTCCGTGCGGCGCTCGCCCGGCGCGGGGTGCTCGGGACCTCGGTGCTGTGGTTCGAGCGGGACTGGGCGGGCGACGGGAGCCCGCTGGCCCCGGGGGCGTGGCGGGCCGACTGCCTGGCCACCGCCACCACCCACGATCTGCCGCCCACGGCCGCCAAGCTGGCCGGCGCCCATGTGGAACTGCGCGACCGGCTGGGCCTGCTGACCCGCCCGCTGGAACGGGAGCGGGAGCAGGACGCCGCCGACACCGCCGAGTGGCTGGCCGTACTGGACCGCCTCGGCCTGGACACCAAGGGCGAGGAGGCCGCCGTACGGGCCCTGTACGCCTTCCTGCTGCGCACCCCCGCGCGGCTGGTCGGCGTATGGCTGCCGGACGCGGTGGGGGACCGGCGGCCGCAGAACCTGCCGGGTACGTGGGACCAGTACCCCAACTGGCGGCTGCCGGTCGCCGATGCCGCGGGGCGGCCGCTGACGCTGGAGGAGCTGGTCGCCTCGCCCCGGGCGAACGCCCTGCTGAGCGCGGTGGGGGAGGGCGTGCGACCTCGTACGGCACCCCCGGGCGCGCGCCCCGTTTAG
- a CDS encoding ROK family transcriptional regulator has protein sequence MPAATPGTPSLLRAMNDRAALELLLTHGPLSRTRIGHLTGLSKPTASQLLARLEAAGLVVATGTDGGRPGPNAQLYEVNPRAAYVGGLDVTPGRVLAAVADLTGTVIGTHEVPYSEDKDAIEQVTEALGGAVKAAGLHRSDLHRVVIATPGAFDPQTGRLRYASHLPGWHSPALLEELAAALPMPVEYENDVNLAAVAEQRLGAARGHEDFVLLWNEEGLGAALVLGGRLHRGWTGGAGEVGFLPVPGHPLVRQVTRANTGGYQELAGVQVVPGLAAELGVEAEPLPAPGGPHSAEVAAAVALLGRAAAAPEGANLRFLQSYATLLATGLASLVAVLDPEIVVLSGAAIVAGGDPLRRLLEAELAELAPSRPRLVPGGVPERPVLRGALESALATTREEVFDTSR, from the coding sequence ATGCCCGCCGCCACGCCCGGAACACCCAGCCTGCTGCGCGCCATGAACGACCGGGCCGCGCTCGAGCTGCTCCTGACGCACGGACCGCTGTCCCGGACCCGGATCGGGCACCTGACCGGGCTGTCCAAGCCCACCGCCTCCCAGCTCCTGGCCCGCCTGGAGGCCGCCGGGCTCGTCGTGGCCACCGGCACCGACGGCGGCCGCCCCGGCCCCAACGCCCAGCTCTACGAGGTCAACCCGCGGGCCGCGTACGTCGGCGGTCTCGATGTCACCCCGGGCCGAGTACTGGCGGCTGTCGCCGACCTCACCGGCACCGTCATCGGCACCCACGAGGTCCCGTACTCCGAGGACAAGGACGCCATCGAGCAGGTGACCGAAGCCCTCGGCGGAGCCGTCAAGGCCGCCGGGCTGCACCGCTCCGACCTGCACCGGGTGGTCATCGCCACCCCCGGCGCCTTCGACCCGCAGACCGGCCGGCTGCGCTACGCCAGCCACCTCCCCGGCTGGCACTCCCCCGCCCTCCTCGAGGAGCTGGCGGCGGCCCTGCCGATGCCGGTCGAGTACGAGAACGACGTCAACCTCGCCGCCGTCGCCGAACAGCGCCTCGGCGCGGCGCGCGGCCACGAGGACTTCGTCCTGCTGTGGAACGAGGAGGGCCTGGGCGCCGCCCTGGTGCTCGGCGGCCGGCTGCACCGCGGCTGGACCGGCGGCGCGGGCGAGGTGGGCTTCCTGCCCGTGCCGGGGCACCCCCTGGTCCGCCAGGTCACCCGCGCCAACACCGGCGGCTACCAGGAGCTCGCCGGCGTACAGGTGGTGCCCGGGCTCGCCGCGGAACTGGGCGTCGAGGCCGAGCCGCTGCCGGCCCCCGGCGGGCCGCACAGCGCGGAGGTGGCCGCCGCCGTCGCGCTGCTCGGCCGGGCCGCGGCCGCGCCCGAGGGGGCCAACCTGCGCTTCCTCCAGTCGTACGCCACCCTGCTGGCCACCGGTCTCGCCTCGCTCGTCGCCGTGCTGGACCCGGAGATCGTGGTGCTCTCCGGGGCCGCGATCGTCGCCGGCGGCGACCCGCTGCGCCGCCTGCTGGAGGCCGAGCTCGCCGAACTGGCCCCGTCCCGGCCCCGGCTGGTCCCCGGCGGGGTACCGGAGCGGCCGGTGCTGCGCGGCGCGCTGGAGAGTGCGCTGGCCACCACCCGCGAAGAGGTGTTCGACACCTCCCGCTGA